A stretch of Corallococcus silvisoli DNA encodes these proteins:
- a CDS encoding aldose epimerase family protein: MSGPFPGIAGLETHALEDGGCRVEIIPTRGALVTRMVVDGEDVLYLDESTVGDLTKNVRGGIPVLFPIAGPLPGDTYPADRKAYTLPQHGFARKLPWQVRQSEGSLLVLGLSSSEETLRQYPWAFDAQLAFSLTGRRLTLDFDLENRDTRPLPLHLGYHPYFRVPQGNKAQARVETDATHAWDNRAKHEVPFTGLDLTQPEVDMHLRDHSAPGTVLERGPGLPPVKLTWSQEFRLLVVWTLRGKDFVCVEPWTAAAGALATGEGLLHVAPGERVSLAFDIEA; encoded by the coding sequence ATGAGCGGACCGTTCCCGGGCATCGCGGGGCTGGAGACCCACGCGCTGGAGGACGGCGGCTGCCGCGTGGAGATCATCCCCACGCGCGGCGCGCTCGTCACCCGCATGGTGGTGGACGGCGAGGACGTGCTCTACCTGGATGAGAGCACCGTCGGCGACCTCACGAAGAACGTGCGCGGGGGCATCCCCGTGCTCTTCCCCATCGCCGGCCCCCTGCCCGGGGACACGTACCCGGCGGATCGCAAGGCGTACACGCTGCCGCAGCACGGCTTCGCGCGGAAGCTGCCGTGGCAGGTGCGCCAGTCGGAGGGCTCGCTGCTGGTGCTGGGGCTGTCCTCCTCGGAGGAGACGCTGCGCCAGTACCCGTGGGCCTTCGACGCGCAGCTGGCGTTCTCGCTCACGGGCCGCCGGCTCACGCTGGACTTCGACCTGGAGAACCGGGACACGCGGCCCCTGCCGCTGCACCTGGGCTACCACCCGTACTTCCGCGTGCCCCAAGGCAACAAGGCCCAGGCGCGCGTGGAGACGGACGCCACGCACGCATGGGACAACCGCGCGAAGCACGAGGTGCCCTTCACCGGCCTGGACCTCACCCAGCCGGAGGTGGACATGCACCTGCGCGACCACTCGGCGCCGGGCACGGTGCTGGAGCGCGGGCCGGGCCTGCCGCCCGTGAAGCTGACGTGGAGCCAGGAGTTCCGCCTGCTCGTCGTGTGGACGCTGCGGGGCAAGGACTTCGTCTGCGTGGAGCCGTGGACCGCCGCCGCCGGGGCGCTGGCCACCGGCGAGGGCCTGCTGCACGTGGCCCCCGGCGAGCGCGTGTCGCTCGCGTTCGACATCGAAGCGTGA
- a CDS encoding response regulator, with the protein MKPKVLIVENSWTMRETLRLLLSGEFDCTVAADGEAGLAHALAQPPDVLLSDVNMEGIDGYELCRRVRSEPALAHLPVVFVSGYAPRSDLEPGQPQPDAYLVNPVKPPYLIAQLHAVLQRARGATAKAAGEG; encoded by the coding sequence GTGAAGCCCAAGGTCCTCATCGTGGAGAACTCCTGGACCATGCGCGAGACGCTGCGCCTGCTGCTGTCCGGCGAGTTCGATTGCACGGTGGCGGCGGACGGGGAAGCGGGGCTGGCGCACGCGCTCGCGCAGCCGCCGGACGTGCTGCTGTCGGACGTGAACATGGAGGGCATCGACGGGTATGAGCTGTGCCGCCGCGTGCGCTCGGAGCCGGCGCTGGCGCATCTGCCCGTGGTGTTCGTCAGCGGCTACGCGCCGCGCTCGGACCTGGAGCCCGGACAGCCGCAGCCGGACGCGTACCTGGTCAATCCCGTGAAGCCGCCGTACCTCATCGCGCAGCTTCATGCCGTGCTGCAGCGCGCGCGGGGCGCCACGGCCAAGGCCGCGGGCGAGGGCTGA
- a CDS encoding glutathione S-transferase family protein: MRLYDFLPSANGYKIRTLLGQLGLAYELVPVDIFAGESHTPDFEANKNPDGRIPVLEPEPGRFIAESNAILLFLAEGTHLLPEDRFARAQVHQWMFFEQNAVEPNLGTARYWRLTGRDRRNPEAFRLRQEAGVRALSALERHLGTRAFLVDERYTVADLCLYAYTHLTPDAGVDLAAYPAVVAWLERVKAQPGLHEPVPPYPANAHVS; encoded by the coding sequence ATGCGCCTCTACGACTTTCTTCCCTCCGCGAACGGCTACAAGATCCGCACCCTGCTGGGGCAGCTGGGGCTGGCGTACGAACTGGTACCGGTGGACATCTTCGCGGGCGAGAGCCACACGCCGGACTTCGAAGCGAACAAGAACCCGGACGGCCGCATCCCCGTGTTGGAACCAGAGCCGGGGCGGTTCATCGCGGAGTCGAACGCCATCCTGCTGTTCCTGGCGGAGGGCACTCACCTGCTTCCCGAGGACCGCTTCGCGCGGGCGCAGGTGCACCAGTGGATGTTCTTCGAGCAGAACGCGGTGGAGCCCAACCTGGGCACCGCGCGCTACTGGCGGCTCACGGGCCGCGACCGGCGGAACCCGGAGGCGTTCCGGCTGCGGCAGGAGGCAGGAGTGCGCGCGCTGTCCGCGCTGGAGAGACACCTGGGCACGCGCGCGTTCCTGGTGGATGAGCGCTACACCGTCGCGGACCTCTGCCTGTACGCGTACACGCATCTCACGCCGGACGCGGGCGTGGACCTCGCGGCGTATCCAGCGGTCGTCGCGTGGCTGGAGCGCGTGAAGGCGCAGCCGGGCTTGCACGAGCCGGTGCCGCCCTACCCCGCGAACGCTCACGTGAGCTGA
- a CDS encoding cytochrome P450, whose product MGGRVNLMAPEVRANPYPVYAELRRTAPVCQVEPGGLWALTRFEDVAAAFKNPQVFSSAGVRTTTAPPWLGHNPFSESMIVLDPPHHMRLRTLVSRAWTPAAVNRLEPRIRSFAQALVERLSPEREVDFVDAFAMPLPASVIGELFALDPQLTARYKRWSVDLSSVSGTTEKDTHRHDSIRATVREMEDYLSEVVSERRRQPQDDMVSDLVKTRVDGEALSDAEVMSFLFLLVVAGLETTVQLVSHCVRLLMEQPHLMARLREHPEQVPRFVEEVLRYEPSVHGLVRVTTKATEVAGVVIPEGARVALMIGSACRDGERFKDPDTFDMDREGVNNMPFGHGIHFCLGAPLARLEARVGLEVLLSRFTRFTPTGPVKWNTSLTVRGPLTMPLIPHA is encoded by the coding sequence ATGGGCGGACGCGTGAACCTGATGGCGCCGGAGGTCCGGGCCAACCCCTATCCCGTCTACGCGGAGCTGCGGCGCACCGCGCCGGTGTGCCAGGTGGAGCCCGGGGGGCTGTGGGCGCTCACGCGCTTCGAGGACGTGGCCGCGGCGTTCAAGAACCCGCAGGTGTTCTCCTCGGCGGGGGTGCGCACCACCACGGCGCCGCCGTGGCTGGGCCACAACCCGTTCTCCGAGTCGATGATCGTCCTGGATCCGCCGCACCACATGCGGCTGCGCACGCTGGTGAGCCGCGCGTGGACGCCCGCGGCGGTGAACCGGCTGGAGCCGCGCATCCGGAGCTTCGCGCAGGCCCTGGTGGAGCGCCTGTCCCCGGAGCGCGAGGTGGACTTCGTGGACGCCTTCGCCATGCCGCTGCCCGCGAGCGTGATTGGCGAACTGTTCGCGTTGGATCCTCAGTTGACCGCCCGCTACAAGCGCTGGTCGGTGGACCTGTCCAGCGTGTCCGGCACGACGGAGAAGGACACCCACCGGCACGACTCCATTCGCGCCACGGTGCGTGAGATGGAGGACTACCTCTCGGAGGTCGTCTCCGAGCGCCGACGCCAGCCTCAGGACGACATGGTGTCGGACCTGGTGAAGACGCGCGTTGACGGCGAGGCGCTGTCCGACGCGGAGGTGATGAGCTTCCTGTTCCTCTTGGTGGTGGCGGGGTTGGAGACCACCGTGCAGCTCGTCAGCCACTGCGTGCGCCTGTTGATGGAGCAGCCGCACCTGATGGCCCGGCTGCGCGAGCACCCGGAGCAAGTGCCGCGCTTCGTGGAGGAGGTGCTTCGCTACGAGCCCTCCGTGCACGGGCTGGTGCGCGTCACCACGAAGGCGACGGAGGTGGCGGGCGTGGTGATTCCGGAGGGCGCGCGCGTGGCGCTGATGATTGGCTCCGCGTGCCGCGACGGCGAGCGCTTCAAGGACCCGGACACCTTCGACATGGACCGCGAAGGCGTGAACAACATGCCCTTCGGCCACGGCATCCACTTCTGCCTGGGGGCGCCGCTGGCCCGGCTGGAGGCGCGCGTGGGGCTGGAGGTGCTCCTGTCGCGCTTCACGCGCTTCACGCCCACGGGCCCGGTGAAGTGGAACACCTCCCTCACCGTGCGCGGCCCGCTGACGATGCCCCTCATCCCACACGCCTGA
- a CDS encoding alpha/beta hydrolase family protein, whose amino-acid sequence MPAPTPPKALLELVRYPAPLGANAAYITPVRGGGRRPAVVWIHGGMDWGLDAFAWAPAPRQNDQSARAFREAGLVLMLPSLRGSDDNPGAREYFLGEVDDVVAAIDFVAQRPDVDPARVYVAGHSTGGTVALMAAVLSPRLKGAYVFGPVGDVSEYAPYFPLLARARGTELWLRNPVSYVEHLRVPTQVIEGADHGNMDAFEPLRVAAKSAPLSFLPVPGATHFSVLAPVTELLARKLAEAPAEAPAVHLTDAEVREAVSARAE is encoded by the coding sequence ATGCCCGCGCCCACACCGCCGAAGGCGCTCCTCGAGCTCGTGCGCTATCCGGCGCCGCTGGGCGCGAACGCGGCGTACATCACGCCGGTGCGCGGAGGCGGCCGGCGGCCGGCGGTGGTGTGGATCCACGGTGGAATGGATTGGGGGCTCGACGCCTTCGCGTGGGCGCCCGCGCCCCGCCAGAATGATCAGAGCGCGCGAGCGTTTCGTGAAGCAGGGCTGGTGTTGATGCTGCCCTCGCTGCGCGGGTCGGACGACAACCCAGGCGCGCGCGAGTACTTCCTGGGTGAGGTGGATGACGTGGTCGCCGCGATCGACTTCGTGGCCCAGCGTCCGGACGTGGACCCCGCGCGCGTCTACGTGGCGGGTCACAGCACGGGGGGCACGGTGGCGTTGATGGCGGCGGTGCTGTCGCCCCGGCTGAAGGGCGCCTACGTGTTCGGTCCCGTGGGGGATGTCTCCGAATACGCCCCGTATTTCCCGCTGCTGGCGCGGGCCCGGGGAACGGAGCTGTGGCTGCGCAACCCGGTGAGCTACGTGGAGCACCTGCGCGTGCCCACGCAGGTCATCGAGGGCGCGGACCATGGCAACATGGATGCGTTCGAACCGCTGCGCGTGGCGGCGAAGAGCGCGCCGCTGTCCTTCCTCCCCGTGCCTGGGGCCACGCACTTCAGCGTGCTCGCGCCCGTGACGGAGCTGCTGGCGCGCAAGCTGGCGGAGGCGCCCGCGGAGGCGCCCGCGGTCCACCTCACGGACGCGGAGGTCCGTGAAGCCGTGAGCGCGCGGGCGGAGTGA
- a CDS encoding serine/threonine-protein kinase yields MRTPITLPGSGVGERRSLVPGVIVTGRYRVESLLGEGGMGRIWLADDLQERRRVALKEMHVPAELSAAKVEELVLLFRHEFFAMKKLQHPSTLKVFDWGMTEAGNRFITMEVVGGQDLSTLVREAPLDTRTLYRVLIQMAQVLAFIHSRLYVHCDIKASNVRITESGAVKLMDFGVMHQLGTPSPGKLKGTLEYLAPEWQRGASIDGRADLYSLGVMAWYLATRKLPFKRASPAVLLADHLTRPPPRPSTLCPVDPQLEEIILLLMAKDPRERFQDAGELLEALCHASGEPVPEEPLSARASYLHVPEVVGREAELEGLMNGLAEADWGQSRAVLVGGPAGVGKTRLLQEFELQAKLAELPFGRGQCRAEGLAPLAPVAQALRCLVPHTPGEVMDRVGPRLARLLSSDGYEGDLHEQLLRDGSEEKAGFFEALSEWTRTLGERQSFVLCFEDLQWADSATLEALNVLIRALHGTRGMVVGTFRSHELSRLSLAFQTVDEKLTSRVDLEPLSAEHVATLVELVLPGLGMPEGFVQRLHATTGGNAFFATECLRMLVEAGALKRVGGRWQAEEGLGTRALPYSIQETVLVRLASAPPEQVSLLRKLAPAGRMLDLPLVRALSGLPEAELFAVLDGIVERQFLQDVEGRFVFTHDTVHQAVYDSTPEAERRGHHGQVARALQALPSGRAGVVRAVGWHFARSDAPAEAIQPLLEAGQAAIEAQALLEATLLLKEAAGLLESAPDYPGRSEQLLRTWVSLVEVGYSSDPPTSVAYAERLFAHWAATVDVAAGRQEALSRLESARTATPAERQELLCPLFREVSANARMTPVDVFWKRSELQILQGMALAILGRTDELEALFARVAAEHPEDSPYRSGLSIARATLSAYTGHWAGGMAEQRHQVRRLRDFRDAVGRPPRRLAWALGMGGYLLNANLALRGEPLDEDVLKDGLQLAEAHGFTDVRAYHLFAQVARAVFTGDGAAFASALSQKTELIRRLGSPRLMERNVALFTPPYYLERGEHELVAAVVSRGEALSRLLPGDRWLRAHVLVYQACRDVLFEDAGAARESLPRALDAARQGGLRMETLLRVYQSRFERDQGRLPAALAAAEAALARALDPLLANPWDEILARRALAPLVSQEEGDGHLRRARLLAESTGNVLQMGLVYLQTAERLTTPEEVVRELEIAERAFATARATHLQMLAQSLRGPLSRQQEDVKQSA; encoded by the coding sequence ATGCGTACGCCCATCACGCTGCCGGGTTCGGGCGTGGGGGAGCGGCGCTCGCTGGTCCCGGGCGTCATCGTCACCGGGCGCTACCGGGTGGAGTCGCTGCTGGGCGAAGGCGGCATGGGCCGCATCTGGCTGGCGGACGACCTGCAGGAGCGCCGCCGCGTGGCGCTCAAGGAGATGCACGTCCCGGCGGAGCTGTCCGCGGCGAAGGTGGAGGAGCTGGTGCTGCTGTTCCGGCACGAGTTCTTCGCCATGAAGAAGCTCCAGCACCCGTCCACGCTCAAGGTGTTCGACTGGGGCATGACGGAGGCGGGCAACCGCTTCATCACCATGGAGGTGGTGGGCGGGCAGGACCTGAGCACGCTGGTGCGCGAGGCGCCGCTGGACACGCGCACGCTGTACCGGGTGCTGATCCAGATGGCGCAGGTGCTGGCGTTCATCCATTCGCGCCTGTACGTCCACTGCGACATCAAGGCCAGCAACGTGCGCATCACCGAGTCCGGCGCGGTGAAGCTGATGGACTTCGGCGTGATGCACCAGCTGGGCACCCCCAGCCCCGGCAAGCTGAAGGGCACGCTGGAGTACCTGGCGCCGGAGTGGCAGCGGGGCGCGAGCATCGACGGCCGCGCGGACCTGTACTCGCTGGGCGTGATGGCCTGGTACCTGGCCACCCGCAAGCTGCCCTTCAAGCGCGCCAGCCCCGCGGTGCTGCTCGCGGACCACCTCACGCGCCCGCCGCCGCGCCCCTCCACGCTCTGCCCGGTGGACCCGCAGCTGGAGGAGATCATCCTCCTGCTGATGGCGAAGGATCCGCGCGAGCGCTTCCAGGACGCGGGCGAGCTGCTGGAGGCGCTCTGCCACGCCAGCGGCGAGCCCGTCCCCGAGGAGCCGCTGTCCGCGCGCGCCAGCTACCTGCACGTGCCGGAGGTGGTGGGGCGGGAGGCGGAGCTGGAAGGGCTGATGAACGGCCTGGCGGAGGCGGACTGGGGCCAGTCGCGCGCGGTGCTGGTGGGCGGGCCCGCGGGCGTGGGCAAGACGCGGCTGCTCCAGGAGTTCGAGCTGCAGGCGAAGCTGGCGGAGCTGCCCTTCGGCCGGGGGCAGTGCCGCGCGGAGGGCCTGGCGCCGCTCGCCCCCGTGGCGCAGGCGCTGCGCTGCCTGGTGCCGCACACGCCCGGCGAGGTGATGGACCGGGTGGGGCCCCGGCTCGCGCGCCTGCTGTCGTCGGACGGGTACGAGGGCGACCTGCACGAACAGCTGCTGCGCGACGGTTCGGAGGAGAAGGCCGGCTTCTTCGAGGCCCTGTCGGAGTGGACGCGCACGCTCGGCGAGCGGCAGTCCTTCGTGCTGTGCTTCGAGGACCTGCAGTGGGCGGACAGCGCGACGCTGGAGGCGCTCAACGTCCTCATCCGCGCGCTGCACGGCACGCGCGGCATGGTGGTGGGCACGTTCCGCTCCCACGAGCTGTCCCGGCTGAGCCTGGCGTTCCAGACGGTGGATGAGAAGCTCACGTCCCGCGTGGACCTGGAGCCGCTGTCCGCCGAGCACGTGGCCACGCTGGTGGAGCTGGTGCTGCCGGGGCTGGGCATGCCGGAGGGCTTCGTGCAGCGGCTGCACGCGACCACGGGCGGCAACGCCTTCTTCGCCACCGAGTGCCTGCGCATGCTGGTGGAGGCGGGCGCGCTCAAGCGCGTGGGCGGGCGCTGGCAGGCGGAGGAGGGGCTGGGGACGCGCGCGCTGCCGTACAGCATCCAGGAGACGGTGCTGGTGCGGCTCGCCAGCGCGCCGCCGGAGCAGGTGTCGCTGCTGCGCAAGCTGGCGCCCGCGGGCCGGATGCTGGACCTGCCGCTGGTGCGCGCGCTGTCGGGGCTGCCGGAGGCGGAGCTGTTCGCCGTCCTGGACGGCATCGTGGAGCGGCAGTTCCTCCAGGACGTGGAGGGCCGCTTCGTCTTCACGCACGACACCGTGCACCAGGCCGTCTACGACAGCACGCCGGAGGCGGAGCGCCGGGGCCACCACGGCCAGGTGGCGCGGGCGCTCCAGGCGCTGCCCTCCGGACGCGCGGGGGTGGTGCGCGCGGTGGGCTGGCACTTCGCGCGCTCGGACGCGCCCGCGGAGGCCATCCAGCCGCTGCTGGAGGCGGGACAGGCGGCCATCGAGGCGCAGGCGCTGCTGGAGGCCACGCTGCTGCTGAAGGAGGCCGCGGGGCTGCTGGAGTCGGCGCCGGACTATCCGGGGCGCTCGGAGCAGCTGCTGCGCACGTGGGTGTCGCTGGTGGAGGTGGGCTACTCCAGCGACCCGCCGACGTCGGTGGCGTACGCGGAGCGGCTGTTCGCGCACTGGGCGGCCACGGTGGACGTGGCGGCGGGCCGCCAGGAGGCGCTGTCTCGGCTGGAGTCGGCGCGCACGGCCACGCCCGCGGAGCGCCAGGAGCTCTTGTGCCCGCTGTTCCGCGAGGTGTCGGCGAACGCGCGCATGACGCCGGTGGATGTCTTCTGGAAGCGCTCGGAGCTGCAGATCCTCCAGGGCATGGCGCTGGCCATCCTGGGGCGCACGGACGAACTGGAGGCGCTCTTCGCGCGCGTGGCCGCCGAGCACCCGGAGGACTCGCCCTACCGGTCCGGGCTGTCCATCGCGCGCGCGACGCTGAGCGCGTACACCGGCCACTGGGCGGGCGGGATGGCCGAGCAGCGCCATCAGGTGCGGCGGCTGCGGGACTTCCGCGACGCGGTGGGGCGGCCGCCCCGGCGGCTGGCCTGGGCGCTGGGCATGGGCGGCTACCTGCTCAACGCGAACCTGGCCCTGCGCGGCGAGCCGCTGGACGAGGACGTGCTGAAGGACGGGCTCCAGCTGGCGGAGGCCCACGGCTTCACCGACGTGCGCGCCTACCACCTCTTCGCGCAGGTGGCGCGCGCGGTCTTCACCGGCGACGGCGCCGCGTTCGCGTCCGCGCTCTCGCAGAAGACGGAGCTCATCCGGCGGCTGGGCAGCCCCCGGCTGATGGAGCGCAACGTGGCGCTCTTCACGCCGCCGTACTACCTGGAGCGCGGCGAGCACGAGCTGGTCGCGGCGGTGGTGTCGCGCGGCGAGGCGCTCTCCCGGCTGTTGCCCGGGGACCGCTGGCTGCGCGCGCACGTGCTGGTGTACCAGGCGTGCCGCGACGTGCTCTTCGAGGACGCGGGCGCCGCGCGCGAGTCGCTGCCCCGGGCGCTGGACGCCGCGCGCCAGGGCGGCCTGCGCATGGAGACGCTGCTGCGCGTGTACCAGTCGCGCTTCGAGCGGGACCAGGGCCGGCTGCCGGCCGCGCTCGCCGCCGCCGAGGCCGCGCTCGCGCGCGCCTTGGACCCGCTGCTCGCGAACCCGTGGGATGAGATCCTCGCCCGCCGCGCGCTGGCGCCGCTGGTGTCCCAGGAGGAGGGGGACGGGCACCTGCGCCGCGCGCGCCTCCTGGCGGAGTCCACCGGCAACGTGCTCCAGATGGGGCTGGTGTACCTGCAGACCGCGGAGCGGCTCACGACCCCGGAAGAGGTGGTGCGGGAGCTGGAGATCGCCGAGCGCGCCTTCGCCACCGCCCGGGCCACGCACCTCCAGATGCTGGCCCAGTCCCTGCGCGGTCCGTTGTCGCGTCAGCAGGAGGACGTGAAGCAGAGCGCCTGA
- a CDS encoding class I SAM-dependent methyltransferase: MTERYVPNLTGIPETMLWTLHNRAGEAKRPDGILQDAEGVRIYDAIQYDFVRSFGRAEASHAVRAVETDRILRRWLAAHPEGFVVSLGEGLETQARRLDNGRLRWLSVDLPEAVAIRERFLPPSERFRHFPASALDRSWMDAVDASPGVFIVAQGLFMYFEEEEVRRLLVDIAERFPGAELLFDTIPRWFSRKTLTGLNRTPTYRVPPMPWGINANEVEATLKRWHPRVEHVTRVPFMFPRGFERVVYNAINFVPWLRHKTPGIIHVRLSAAPVPSRA, encoded by the coding sequence ATGACCGAGCGCTACGTCCCGAACCTCACGGGCATCCCCGAGACGATGCTCTGGACGCTGCACAACCGCGCGGGGGAGGCGAAGCGGCCGGACGGTATCCTCCAGGACGCGGAAGGGGTGCGCATCTACGACGCCATCCAGTACGACTTCGTGCGCTCGTTCGGCCGGGCGGAGGCGTCACATGCGGTGCGCGCGGTGGAGACGGATCGCATCCTGCGCCGCTGGCTGGCCGCGCACCCGGAGGGCTTCGTCGTGTCGCTGGGAGAAGGGCTGGAGACGCAGGCCCGGCGGTTGGACAACGGACGGCTGCGCTGGCTGAGCGTGGACCTGCCGGAGGCGGTGGCCATCCGCGAGCGCTTCCTCCCTCCCTCGGAGCGGTTCCGCCACTTCCCCGCGAGCGCGCTGGACCGCTCGTGGATGGACGCGGTGGACGCGTCCCCTGGCGTGTTCATCGTCGCGCAGGGGCTGTTCATGTACTTCGAGGAAGAGGAGGTCCGGCGGCTGCTCGTGGACATCGCGGAGCGCTTCCCGGGCGCGGAGCTGCTCTTCGACACCATCCCCCGGTGGTTCTCCCGCAAGACGCTCACGGGGCTGAATCGGACGCCGACCTATCGGGTGCCGCCCATGCCGTGGGGCATCAACGCGAATGAGGTCGAGGCGACGTTGAAGCGCTGGCACCCGCGCGTGGAACACGTGACCCGTGTTCCCTTCATGTTCCCGCGCGGGTTCGAACGCGTCGTCTACAACGCCATCAACTTCGTGCCCTGGCTGAGGCACAAGACACCGGGGATCATCCACGTGCGGCTGTCGGCCGCCCCGGTGCCTTCCCGAGCCTGA
- the pruA gene encoding L-glutamate gamma-semialdehyde dehydrogenase: MLNAFPRVPAPKNEPVLSYAPGTPERAELQSTLKRMSGEHIEIPVVIGGKHVKSGKTDTVRMPHRHQHVLATLHEAEAGHVEQAIQSALGAKEEWARMPFHARAAIFLRAAELLTTRYRPLLNASSMLGQSKTAHQAEIDAACELIDFLRYNVHFAQQVLSIQPENSPQVWNMTDYRPLDGFVFAVAPFNFTSIAINLCVSPALMGNVVLWKPSSTQALSAWYGLELLREAGLPDGVINMLPGDGPTVGNPVLASPHLGGIHFTGSTPTFNHLWKTVGENIGRYKQYPRLVGETGGKDFIFAHPSAADDLEALAVAIVRGGYEYQGQKCSAASRVYVPESLWPKLKPRLQALIGDIKMGDVADFRNFMGAVIDERSFKKVSSYIELAKSGGDATILAGGGTDCGEGWFVQPTLVQCTNPRHRIMTEEIFAPLVGVYVYPDAKLEETMKECDQSASYALTGAIFARDRKAIEQMMSGLRSAAGNFYINDKPTGAVVGQQPFGGSRASGTNDKSGSIVNLFRWSSPRTIKENFAPPVAVPYPFMDSDPKDGAR, encoded by the coding sequence GTGCTCAACGCCTTCCCCCGCGTCCCGGCTCCCAAGAACGAGCCCGTCCTCTCCTACGCCCCCGGCACCCCGGAGCGCGCGGAGCTCCAGTCCACGCTCAAGCGCATGAGCGGGGAGCACATCGAGATTCCGGTCGTCATCGGCGGCAAGCACGTGAAGTCCGGCAAGACGGACACCGTGCGCATGCCGCACCGGCACCAGCACGTGCTGGCCACCCTGCACGAGGCCGAGGCGGGCCACGTGGAGCAGGCCATCCAGAGCGCCCTGGGCGCGAAGGAGGAGTGGGCGCGGATGCCCTTCCACGCGCGAGCGGCCATCTTCCTGCGCGCCGCGGAGCTGCTCACCACGCGCTACCGCCCGCTGCTCAACGCGTCCTCCATGCTGGGCCAGTCGAAGACGGCGCACCAGGCGGAGATCGACGCGGCGTGCGAGCTCATCGACTTCCTGCGCTACAACGTCCACTTCGCGCAGCAGGTCCTGTCCATCCAGCCGGAGAACTCCCCGCAGGTATGGAACATGACGGACTACCGGCCGCTGGACGGGTTCGTGTTCGCCGTCGCGCCGTTCAACTTCACCTCCATCGCCATCAACCTCTGCGTGTCGCCCGCGCTGATGGGCAACGTGGTGCTGTGGAAGCCGTCCTCCACGCAGGCCTTGAGCGCGTGGTACGGCCTGGAGCTGCTGCGCGAGGCGGGCCTGCCCGACGGCGTCATCAACATGCTGCCCGGCGACGGACCCACGGTGGGCAACCCGGTGCTGGCGAGCCCCCACCTGGGCGGCATCCACTTCACCGGCTCCACGCCCACGTTCAATCACCTGTGGAAGACGGTGGGAGAGAACATCGGCCGCTACAAGCAGTACCCGCGGCTGGTGGGTGAGACGGGCGGCAAGGACTTCATCTTCGCGCACCCGTCCGCGGCGGACGACCTGGAGGCGCTCGCGGTGGCCATCGTGCGTGGCGGCTACGAGTACCAGGGCCAGAAGTGCTCCGCGGCCAGCCGCGTGTACGTGCCGGAGTCCCTGTGGCCGAAGCTGAAGCCCCGCCTCCAGGCGCTCATCGGCGACATCAAGATGGGCGACGTGGCGGACTTCCGGAACTTCATGGGCGCCGTCATCGACGAGCGCTCGTTCAAGAAGGTGTCCTCGTACATCGAGCTGGCGAAGTCCGGGGGTGACGCCACCATCCTCGCGGGCGGAGGCACCGACTGCGGCGAGGGCTGGTTCGTGCAGCCCACGCTGGTGCAGTGCACGAACCCGCGCCACCGCATCATGACGGAGGAGATCTTCGCGCCGCTCGTGGGCGTGTACGTCTACCCGGACGCGAAGCTCGAGGAGACGATGAAGGAGTGCGACCAGTCCGCCAGCTACGCGCTCACGGGCGCCATCTTCGCGCGCGACCGCAAGGCCATCGAGCAGATGATGAGCGGCCTGCGCAGCGCGGCGGGCAACTTCTACATCAACGACAAGCCCACGGGCGCGGTGGTGGGCCAGCAGCCCTTCGGCGGCAGCCGGGCGTCCGGCACCAACGACAAGTCCGGCTCCATCGTCAACCTGTTCCGCTGGTCCAGCCCCCGCACCATCAAGGAGAACTTCGCGCCGCCGGTGGCGGTGCCCTACCCCTTCATGGACAGCGACCCGAAGGACGGGGCCCGCTAG
- a CDS encoding 2-hydroxychromene-2-carboxylate isomerase, which translates to MASSSPLRFCLDYLSPYAYLAWLRMPAIAARHGRPLEPVPVLLAGLLNAVGSIGPAEIPAKRVYVFKQTFRIAHEQGAPFSLPPSHPFNPLLSLRVTAAVDDVAERTRLTTALYSAAWGEGRGIETPEQVGAVLEAAGFDAKALLAAAATPEVKDRVRVNTEAALAGGAFGVPSVLVDGEMFWGVDSLGHLERHLEGRDPLTPEALARWQDLPATAGRRQDGRKPRP; encoded by the coding sequence ATGGCCTCCTCTTCCCCCCTGCGCTTCTGCCTGGACTACCTGTCCCCGTACGCGTACCTCGCCTGGCTGAGGATGCCCGCCATCGCGGCGAGGCACGGCCGCCCGCTGGAGCCCGTGCCGGTGCTGCTCGCGGGGCTGCTCAACGCGGTGGGCTCCATCGGGCCCGCGGAGATCCCCGCCAAGCGCGTCTACGTCTTCAAGCAGACGTTCCGCATCGCGCACGAGCAGGGCGCGCCCTTCTCGCTGCCGCCCTCGCACCCCTTCAACCCGCTGCTGTCCCTGCGCGTGACGGCCGCCGTGGACGACGTGGCGGAGCGGACGCGGCTCACCACCGCGCTGTACTCCGCCGCGTGGGGCGAGGGCCGGGGCATCGAGACGCCGGAGCAGGTGGGCGCGGTGCTCGAGGCCGCGGGCTTCGACGCGAAGGCCCTGCTCGCGGCGGCGGCGACGCCGGAGGTGAAGGACCGCGTGCGCGTCAACACCGAGGCGGCGCTGGCCGGGGGCGCCTTCGGCGTGCCCTCCGTGCTGGTGGACGGCGAGATGTTCTGGGGCGTGGATTCGCTGGGCCACCTGGAGCGCCACCTGGAGGGCCGCGACCCGCTCACCCCCGAGGCCCTGGCGCGCTGGCAGGACCTGCCCGCCACCGCCGGCCGGCGCCAGGATGGAAGAAAGCCCCGTCCGTGA